A single genomic interval of Pithys albifrons albifrons isolate INPA30051 chromosome 11, PitAlb_v1, whole genome shotgun sequence harbors:
- the LOC139676984 gene encoding platelet glycoprotein V-like, with the protein MGPPPSVLTAHKAWHIPAAGLVCECLAKTMYQHFLFLFLLSFHPHKCQDQILGEDPYEMPKDYQEVYRGTKNDVKEIPKIAKPFVSEMIFVQTSITAIRKGAFRYMPNLIKILFIGNKIKTVEPGAFDNLDKLRDLDISGASLVELSVGTFQNLPSLQRLELRDSQLRHIPKGLFDGLENLGELSLHINAIPSLPEGIFDSLVNLTFLDLSRNRITTLPVHAFSKLTQLQVLRLYENELQDLPEGLLDSQLELLELSLQRNKLRVLPPMLLRSLSHLEKLLLDNNLIRVLPPEGFFGLNKLKLLTLCSNHIMELPCCLFDTMPHLRELDLSRNSLATLSDGIFVNLTSLGKLILSHNQLSALPRGAFTGLSKLLDLQLDTNQLSVLDEEVFASLPNLKILNLRKNQLESVPQGLLDSLKKLSSVYLSDNPWRCDCNLCYLHSWILGNSEKVKLSTQVSCKSPPHLAGQKVPLLRDDHLICPATLPLSSSFIPSLPFNSTSSQRISTLLSLGALYTATPAMMSLAAFPIRTLTTILSPVVTSALLPAVPAEVAFTTPLLTMPSKVFVTSPPSAVLQKAFIPSPSTTNVPKSFITTPSTTMVPKDSIITPSPTALPETFINTPITTVLPTASVTTLSSSTVMPKAFITNPSPAVPTSAIVSLQSPEATYPEPMPASTTTQVPTSLMAVTTRQVPPALSVSTERPATNPQGSAITSLVSAPFMALWPSPKTAVLGTVPLASHLPSHHAPAPGREQDDAIMWDSSPTGPQPTSSVPQHTPAQATTILLPKPHITPLPDHTSPCPAYPPLVPRGHPAWGLFLRASPWQCWVSLALGLATLALQAACTLLWGMLALFLHQDIHHRPGPPVRLLNLQAVAVPGTPEPA; encoded by the exons ATGGGACCCCCACCCAGTGTCCTCACTGCACACAAGGCATGGCACATTCCGGCAGCTGGACTTGTCTGTGAGTGCTTGGCCAA GACAATGTAccagcatttccttttccttttcttgctttccttccATCCCCATAAATGCCAAGACCAAATCCTGGGTGAAGATCCATATGAAATGCCCAAAGACTACCAGGAGGTCTACAGAGGGACAAAAAATGATGTCAAAGAGATCCCAAAGATTGCAAAGCCTTTCGTTTCTGAAATGATCTTTGTGCAAACCAGCATCACTGCTATAAGGAAAGGTGCCTTCAGGTACATGCCCAACCTGATCAAGATTTTGTTTATTGGCAACAAGATCAAGACAGTTGAACCTGGAGCCTTTGATAATTTGGACAAGCTGAGGGACTTGGATATCTCTGGTGCCTCATTAGTAGAACTATCTGTGGGCACTTTCCAAAACCTCCCAAGCTTACAGAGACTGGAGCTGAGAGACAGCCAACTCAGGCACATCCCCAAAGGCCTGTTTGATGGGCTGGAAAATTTGGGAGAACTCTCCCTGCACATCAATGCAATCCCCTCTCTTCCAGAAGGCATTTTCGATTCTCTTGTCAATCTAACTTTTTTGGACCTGTCTAGAAACAGAATCACAACTCTTCCTGTGCATGCTTTTAGCAAACTTACCCAGCTGCAAGTCCTGCGTCTGTATGAGAATGAGTTGCAAGACCTCCCAGAGGGACTCCTAGACagtcagctggagctgctggagctcagcctCCAGAGGAACAAACTCAGGGTGCTGCCACCCATGCTCCTGAGGAGCCTGTCTCACCTGGAGAAACTCCTCTTGGACAACAATCTCATCAGGGTTCTCCCACCTGAGGGCTTTTTTGGTTTAAACAAATTGAAGCTGCTGACTCTGTGTTCAAACCACATCATGGAGCTCCCCTGCTGCCTTTTTGACACCATGCCACACTTGCGGGAGCTGGACCTGAGCAGGAACAGTTTGGCCACACTTTCAGATGGCATCTTTGTCAACCTCACATCCCTTGGCAAACTCATCTTGTCCCATAACCAGCTGTCAGCCCTGCCAAGAGGAGCCTTCACTGGGCTCAGCAAGCTCTTGGACCTCCAGCTGGACACAAATCAGCTCTCTGTTCTGGATGAAGAGGTCTTTGCTTCTCTCCCAAATCTGAAAATCCTCAACCTTCGAAAGAACCAGCTGGAGAGTGTTCCCCAAGGGCTCCTGGACTCCCTGAAGAAGCTCAGCTCAGTATATCTGAGTGATAATCCATGGAGATGTGACTGCAACCTCTGCTACCTGCACAGCTGGATCCTGGGAAACAGTGAGAAGGTCAAATTGTCTACCCAAGTCTCATGCAAGAGCCCACCCCACCTGGCAGGGCAAAAAGTACCATTGCTGAGGGATGACCACTTAATTTGCCCAGCTACTCTGCCTCTTTCATCTTCTTTTATCCCATCTCTGCCATTTAACTCCACATCATCTCAAAGGATATCAACTTTGCTGTCACTTGGAGCCTTGTATACAGCAACGCCAGCCATGATGTCATTGGCAGCCTTTCCCATCAGGACACTGACAACCATTCTGTCACCTGTGGTCACCTCTGCCTTgttgccagctgtgccagcagaagTTGCCTTCACCACTCCATTGCTAACCATGCCATCTAAGGTCTTTGTCACAAGCCCACCATCAGCTGTGCTACAGAAGGCCTTCATCCCCAGCCCATCAACAACTAATGTGCCCAAGTCCTTCATCACCACACCATCAACAACCATGGTGCCAAAGGACTCCATAATCACCCCATCACCAACTGCACTGCCAGAGACCTTCATCAACACACCAATAACAACTGTGCTGCCAACAGCCTCCGTTACCACACTGTCCTCATCAACTGTGATGCCCAAGGCTTTCATCACCAACCCATCACCAGCTGTGCCAACTTCAGCCATTGTAAGCCTACAGTCTCCTGAGGCCACATACCCAGAACCTATGCCAGCTTCCACTACCACACAGGTGCCAACAAGCCTGATGGCAGTCACCACCAGACAAGTTCCTCCTGCTCTTTCAGTGTCCACAGAGAGGCCAGCCACCAACCCACAGGGAAGTGCCATAACCTCTCTTGTCTCAGCCCCCTTCATGGCACTATGGCCATCCCCCAagactgctgtgctgggcacggTCCCTTTGGCCTCACACTTACCATCCCACCATGCTCCTGcaccaggcagggagcaggacgATGCCATCATGTGGGACTCATCCCCAACTGGCCCCCAGCCCACCTCCAGTGTCCCCCAGCACACTCCTGCCCAAGCAACCACCATCCTGCTCCCAAAACCTCACATCACCCCACTGCCAGACCACACAAGCCCCTGTCCAGCCTACCCACCCCTGGTCCCCAGGGGTCATCCTGCCTGGGGCTTGTTCCTGCGGGCCAgtccatggcagtgctgggtgtccctggccctggggctggccacactggcactgcaggcagCCTGCACGCTGCTGTGGGGGATGCTTGCCCTCTTCCTTCACCAGGACATCCACCACCGCCCCGGGCCGCCTGTGAGGCTGCTGAACCTTCAGGCCGTGGCTGTTCCAGGAACGCCTGAGCCAGCCTAG